The following are encoded in a window of Drosophila simulans strain w501 chromosome 3L, Prin_Dsim_3.1, whole genome shotgun sequence genomic DNA:
- the LOC6739016 gene encoding 26S proteasome non-ATPase regulatory subunit 4, producing the protein MVLESTMICFDNSDYQRNGDYFPTRLNVQKDGINLVCLTKLRSNPENNVGLMTLSNTVEVLATLTSDVGRIFSKMHLVQPKGEINLLTGIRIAHLVLKHRQGKNHKMRIVVFVGSPINHEEGDLVKQAKRLKKEKVNVDIVSFGDHGNNNETLTAFINALNGKDGTGSHLVSVPRGSALSDALLSSPIIQGEDGLGGAGLGGNVFEFGVDPNEDPELALALRVSMEEQRQRQESEQRRANPDGAPPTGGDAGGGGGVSGSGPGNEESAGAENEANTEEAMLQRALALSTETPEDNLPDFANMTEEEQIAFAMQMSMQDAPDDTVTQQAKRPKTDEANAPMDVDEDYSEVIGDPAFLQSVLENLPGVDPQSEAVRDAVGSLNKDKDKKSDGKDSQKK; encoded by the exons atggTTCTGGAGAGTACTATGATATg CTTTGATAACAGCGACTACCAGCGCAACGGAGACTACTTTCCAACCCGTCTCAACGTCCAGAAAGATGGCATCAATCTGGTCTGCCTGACCAAGCTGCGTTCCAATCCCGAGAACAATGTGGGCCTGATGACTCTGTCCAA CACCGTAGAAGTGCTGGCCACTCTTACTAGCGATGTAGGGCGTATTTTCTCAAAGATGCATCTGGTTCAGCCGAAGGGCGAGATAAACCTCCTGACCGGAATCCGAATTGCCCATCTGGTGCTAAAGCATCGCCAAGGCAAGAACCACAAGATGCGCATCGTGGTCTTTGTGGGCTCCCCCATCAATCACGAGGAGGGCGATCTAGTGAAGCAAGCCAAGCGCCTCAAGAAGGAGAAGGTCAACGTAGACATAGTTAGCTTCGGCGAtcatggcaacaacaacgagacTCTCACAGCATTCATCAACGCGCTAAACGGCAAGGACGGCACCGGCTCCCATTTGGTCAGCGTACCTCGGGGATCCGCTTTGTCGGATGCCCTGTTGTCGTCACCCATCATCCAGGGCGAGGACGGCTTGGGCGGAGCTGGTCTGGGCGGCAACGTCTTCGAATTCGGTGTAGATCCAAACGAGGACCCCGAACTGGCTCTCGCCTTGCGTGTGTCTATGGAGGAGCAACGGCAGCGCCAGGAGAGCGAGCAACGTCGTGCCAATCCCGATGGGGCTCCGCCGACTGGCGGAGATGCTGGTGGCGGAGGCGGCGTTTCGGGATCTGGACCTGGAAACGAAGAAAGTGCCGGAGCAGAGAACGAAGCCAACACCGAGGAGGCCATGCTGCAGCGTGCCCTGGCTCTGTCCACCGAAACACCCGAGGACAACTTGCCGGACTTCGCTAACATGACTGAGGAGGAACAGATTGCCTTCGCTATGCAGATGTCCATGCAGGATGCTCCCGACGACACTGTTACCCAGCAAGCAAAGCGCCCAAAGACGGACGAGGCGAACGCCCCCATGGACGTGGACGAAGACTATTCGGAGGTGATCGGGGACCCGGCCTTCTTGCAGAGCGTGCTGGAGAATCTACCTGGTGTTGATCCCCAGTCGGAGGCGGTGCGCGATGCTGTCGGTTCACTcaacaaggacaaggacaaaAAGAGCGACGGCAAGGACTCgcagaaaaaataa
- the LOC6739017 gene encoding uncharacterized protein LOC6739017, with protein MFQNSAARLLVPAMRSAMQSRCQSVVSGPPTQRISTAEKVILGGGMCAASLFIPAWVLYHIRDYKGDK; from the exons ATGTTCCAAAACAGCGCTGCCCGCCTCCTGGTCCCCGCTATGCGTAGCGCCATGCAGAGCCGTTGCCAGTCGGTCGTCTCTGGACCTCCGACCCAGCGCATCTCCACCGCC GAGAAGGTGATCCTCGGCGGCGGCATGTGCGCTGCATCCTTGTTCATTCCCGCCTGGGTGCTCTACCACATCCGGGACTACAAGGGCGACAAGTAA
- the LOC6739018 gene encoding V-type proton ATPase subunit e codes for MVSEWVAPIVITSIWAFIGIICPFFARGPNRGVTQCCLMLTAATCWLFWLCCYMTQLNPLIGPKLSMNEIMIMAREWGNEIKDTMAVTV; via the exons ATGGTATCCGAGTGGGTGGCACCAATTGTAATCACCAGCATTTGGGCCTTTATTGGCATCATCTGCCCCTTTTTCGCCCGAGGACCCAACAGGGG GGTGACTCAATGCTGCCTGATGCTCACCGCAGCAACTTGCTGGCTGTT CTGGCTGTGCTGCTACATGACGCAGCTGAACCCCCTGATTGGACCCAAACTAAGCATGAACGAAATCATGATCATGGCCCGTGAGTGGGGCAATGAGATCAAGGACACTATGGCTGTCACCGTCTAA
- the LOC6739019 gene encoding uncharacterized protein LOC6739019: MLKFLWLLPIVTIAIPKITQAQRPSFAGMRPPGGLTQKDKYAQTKNTAVENFNGSSGPKGTSQKKIINLPYGAPQRPPMGVPLVHPSTPEELSASYSPVNKAAGFPTQTAPDNSRLPIDARGDRDWVNRLKQLPVDQQPFWLVNYQAIEAMRNSPRPSVGNYEWRGSSFGG, from the coding sequence aTGTTAAAGTTTCTTTGGCTTTTACCCATAGTAACTATCGCTATACCTAAAATTACCCAAGCTCAAAGACCGTCTTTTGCTGGCATGAGACCTCCAGGCGGACTCACTCAGAAGGACAAATACGCCCAAACTAAAAATACAGCCGTGGAGAACTTTAATGGAAGTTCAGGACCCAAGGGTACTTCGCAAAAGAAAATTATCAACCTTCCTTATGGAGCACCGCAAAGGCCGCCAATGGGAGTTCCTCTGGTTCATCCCTCCACTCCGGAGGAGTTGTCAGCCTCGTACAGCCCCGTCAACAAAGCTGCTGGATTTCCAACTCAAACTGCCCCAGATAACAGCCGACTTCCCATCGATGCCCGAGGTGACAGGGATTGGGTAAATAGATTGAAGCAGCTGCCCGTGGACCAGCAGCCCTTCTGGCTTGTGAACTATCAAGCAATCGAAGCAATGAGGAACAGTCCCAGACCCAGTGTTGGAAATTATGAATGGCGTGGGAGTTCGTTCGGCGGTTAA